In a single window of the Nocardioides sp. L-11A genome:
- a CDS encoding sec-independent translocase, with product MFGIGFGELAVIAFLAVLVFGPDKLPDLARQAGRLVRDLRKFANNARDELRSELGPEYADLELTDLDPRAIVRKHIAEAMAELEELEDTIRSDDDAAPVRPLEPGERPPYDLDAT from the coding sequence GTGTTCGGTATCGGTTTCGGCGAGCTCGCGGTCATCGCCTTCCTCGCCGTGCTCGTCTTCGGCCCCGACAAGCTCCCCGACCTGGCCCGTCAGGCCGGCCGTCTGGTCCGCGACCTGCGCAAGTTCGCCAACAACGCCCGCGACGAGCTGCGCTCCGAGCTCGGTCCGGAGTACGCCGACCTCGAGCTCACCGACCTCGATCCGCGCGCCATCGTGCGCAAGCACATCGCCGAGGCGATGGCTGAGCTCGAGGAGCTCGAGGACACCATCCGCAGCGACGACGACGCCGCGCCGGTGCGTCCGCTGGAGCCCGGCGAGCGGCCGCCGTACGACCTCGACGCGACCTGA
- a CDS encoding Rv3235 family protein — MSAAPHELVGLRLAVPVSPTQGTLALALLPRQSPPRIPGRAAPPATRPGAVVVPIDQRLRHAIEEWTHRFVQAAVEIVGGDRPVSQLVRWTTRDVYADLHRRALLVARAGGHQPGLARVQPVRPRVRSVHACFLSEVIVECGVHVRHGERSRAVAARFERRDQRWVCTALDFS, encoded by the coding sequence ATGTCCGCAGCCCCGCACGAGCTGGTCGGCCTCCGGCTGGCCGTCCCGGTCAGCCCCACTCAGGGCACCCTCGCCCTGGCTCTGCTCCCCCGACAGTCCCCGCCCCGGATCCCAGGACGCGCGGCGCCGCCGGCGACGAGACCGGGCGCGGTCGTCGTCCCCATCGACCAGCGGCTGCGGCACGCGATCGAGGAGTGGACCCACCGGTTCGTGCAGGCGGCCGTCGAGATCGTCGGCGGCGACCGCCCGGTCTCCCAGCTGGTGCGTTGGACCACCCGCGACGTGTACGCCGACCTCCACCGCCGCGCCCTCCTGGTCGCCCGCGCCGGCGGTCACCAGCCCGGCCTGGCCCGCGTGCAGCCCGTCCGGCCGCGGGTGCGAAGCGTGCACGCCTGCTTCCTCAGCGAGGTCATCGTCGAGTGCGGCGTGCATGTGCGGCACGGTGAGCGGTCGCGCGCCGTCGCGGCGCGGTTCGAGCGGCGCGACCAGCGCTGGGTGTGCACCGCGCTGGACTTCTCCTAG
- a CDS encoding CBS domain-containing protein, producing the protein MSTTPSRVFAARLVGLPIFDPQGDQVGKVRDLVVTMRTEGTQPRVLGMVAEVFGRRRIFVPMTRVTNIDSGHVYTTGLLNMRRFEQRTTETLVIGQMLDRTVTIRDSGVSGTVYDVAMEPARTRDWVLSRVAVREPSKGFRRRGQTHVVEWRDVVGLHRADEAQGATHLIAALNEMRPADAASILHDLPPERRTAVALALDDERLADVLEELPEDDQVEILEGLDSERAADVLEEMSPDDAADLVADLPPETQEILLQLMEPEEAEDVRRLMSYVENTAGAMMTSEPVILGPDATIADALAHVRNPELTPALAALVYVCRPPLETPTGKLLGVAHIQRLLREPPSTLVAGALDDSMEWLRPEATIDEVAAHLATYNLVAAPVVDEDRRLLGAVTVDDLLDHMLPANWRERARERGRGAP; encoded by the coding sequence GTGAGCACCACCCCCTCCCGCGTGTTCGCGGCCAGGCTGGTCGGGCTCCCGATCTTCGACCCCCAGGGCGACCAGGTCGGGAAGGTCCGCGACCTGGTCGTCACGATGCGCACCGAGGGGACCCAGCCGCGGGTGCTCGGGATGGTGGCCGAGGTGTTCGGCCGACGCCGGATCTTCGTCCCGATGACGCGGGTGACGAATATCGACAGCGGCCACGTCTACACCACCGGCCTGCTCAACATGCGCCGCTTCGAGCAGCGCACCACCGAGACCCTCGTCATCGGGCAGATGCTCGACCGCACCGTGACGATCCGCGACAGCGGCGTCAGCGGCACGGTGTACGACGTCGCGATGGAGCCCGCGCGGACCCGGGACTGGGTGCTCAGCCGGGTCGCCGTGCGCGAGCCGTCCAAGGGCTTCCGCCGCCGCGGGCAGACCCACGTCGTGGAGTGGCGCGACGTGGTCGGCCTGCACCGTGCCGACGAGGCCCAGGGCGCGACCCACCTGATCGCGGCGCTCAACGAGATGCGGCCCGCCGATGCGGCGAGCATCCTGCACGACCTGCCCCCGGAGCGGCGTACCGCGGTCGCGCTGGCGCTCGACGACGAGCGGCTCGCCGACGTCCTCGAGGAGCTGCCGGAGGACGACCAGGTCGAGATCCTCGAGGGCCTCGACTCCGAGCGTGCGGCCGACGTGCTCGAGGAGATGTCCCCCGACGACGCGGCCGACCTGGTCGCGGACCTGCCACCGGAGACCCAGGAGATCCTGCTCCAGCTGATGGAGCCCGAGGAGGCCGAGGACGTGCGGCGGCTGATGTCGTACGTCGAGAACACCGCCGGCGCGATGATGACCTCCGAACCGGTCATCCTCGGCCCCGACGCGACCATCGCCGACGCACTCGCCCACGTTCGCAACCCGGAGCTCACCCCGGCGCTCGCCGCGCTGGTCTACGTCTGCCGGCCGCCGCTGGAGACGCCCACCGGCAAGCTTCTCGGCGTCGCCCACATCCAGCGGCTGCTTCGCGAGCCGCCGTCCACGCTGGTCGCCGGCGCGCTCGACGACTCGATGGAGTGGCTGCGCCCGGAGGCGACCATCGACGAGGTGGCGGCCCACCTGGCGACGTACAACCTGGTGGCGGCGCCGGTCGTCGACGAGGACCGCCGCCTGCTCGGCGCGGTCACGGTCGACGACCTGCTCGACCACATGCTCCCGGCCAATTGGCGCGAGCGCGCGCGTGAGCGCGGAAGGGGTGCCCCGTGA
- a CDS encoding phospholipase D-like domain-containing protein, which translates to MANVWGTRSARTRAVAAVAALLLAVGLLVAGQAGVTRADAAPVAPAAAAEDAPAAPAARTKPNPEFVVKPGITFNHPFRKSKRAAIHRKIVKTLKNVEAGQTVRIMTWNFDSPYLASRVIAAHKRGVSVQVIMARGLAREQGMHRSYGVLLRALKKGNADRPKELRSWIRTCSATCRGKGGAMHNKMMLVSRSGATNWIVMQGSGNFTGAAAVQQFNDWTTTTENQALYDGWMTMWNQAKKDKNFPALQFTVPSTTIPGANITTMFAPHRDQVDPPLRILNKVQCNGANTANGRTKVRVANAVWGDERGARIARKVRELHFQGCDVRVVFMMMSGNIRSILAPVPAKQMVYITGATANKFKDRYVHLKGLSVEGNLDGNPGASAVLSSSENWTQLGWFSDEHDIIFWDDAAMASKYAGWVDMIYNAAPRTLANYVNSADPDPKVRIKPGTEYLSPKDYPFHDLEAELS; encoded by the coding sequence GTGGCGAATGTGTGGGGGACCCGGTCGGCACGGACCCGGGCGGTGGCGGCCGTGGCCGCCCTGCTCCTCGCGGTCGGGCTGCTGGTCGCCGGACAGGCCGGGGTGACCCGGGCCGACGCCGCACCGGTCGCGCCCGCTGCCGCGGCCGAGGACGCGCCGGCGGCGCCCGCGGCGCGCACCAAGCCCAACCCGGAGTTCGTCGTCAAGCCCGGCATCACGTTCAACCACCCGTTCCGCAAGAGCAAGCGCGCCGCGATCCACCGCAAGATCGTCAAGACGCTGAAGAACGTCGAGGCGGGCCAGACGGTCCGCATCATGACGTGGAACTTCGACTCGCCGTACCTCGCGAGCAGGGTGATCGCGGCCCACAAGCGTGGCGTGTCGGTGCAGGTCATCATGGCCCGCGGCCTGGCCCGCGAGCAGGGGATGCACCGCTCCTACGGCGTGCTCCTGCGCGCGCTGAAGAAGGGCAACGCCGACCGGCCCAAGGAGCTGCGCAGCTGGATCCGCACCTGCAGCGCCACCTGCCGGGGCAAGGGCGGCGCGATGCACAACAAGATGATGCTGGTCAGCAGGTCCGGCGCCACCAACTGGATCGTGATGCAGGGTTCCGGCAACTTCACCGGCGCCGCGGCCGTCCAGCAGTTCAACGACTGGACCACGACCACCGAGAACCAGGCGCTCTACGACGGCTGGATGACGATGTGGAACCAGGCCAAGAAGGACAAGAACTTCCCGGCCCTGCAGTTCACCGTCCCCAGCACGACCATCCCCGGCGCCAACATCACCACGATGTTCGCCCCCCACCGCGACCAGGTCGACCCCCCGCTGCGGATCCTCAACAAGGTGCAGTGCAACGGCGCCAACACGGCCAACGGCCGCACCAAGGTGCGCGTCGCCAACGCCGTGTGGGGTGACGAGCGCGGTGCTCGGATCGCGCGCAAGGTGCGCGAGCTGCACTTCCAGGGCTGCGACGTCCGCGTCGTCTTCATGATGATGTCGGGCAACATCCGCAGCATCCTCGCTCCGGTCCCCGCGAAGCAGATGGTCTACATCACCGGCGCGACGGCCAACAAGTTCAAGGACCGCTACGTCCACCTCAAGGGTCTCTCCGTCGAGGGCAACCTCGACGGCAACCCGGGCGCGAGCGCGGTGCTGTCCAGCAGCGAGAACTGGACCCAGCTCGGCTGGTTCTCCGACGAGCACGACATCATCTTCTGGGACGACGCCGCGATGGCCTCGAAGTACGCCGGCTGGGTGGACATGATCTACAACGCCGCGCCGCGCACGCTCGCCAACTACGTCAACTCGGCCGACCCCGACCCGAAGGTCCGGATCAAGCCGGGCACCGAGTACCTCAGCCCGAAGGACTACCCCTTCCACGACCTCGAGGCCGAGCTCTCCTAG
- a CDS encoding P-loop NTPase: protein MAALSKVNDPEIKRPITELGMVEGVDVAAGDGGSVVTVRALLTVAGCPLKDTINRDVTAAVAALPGVTGVEVELGVMSAEQRSGLHETLRGGQAQREIPFAQPGSLTKVFAIASGKGGVGKSSVTVNLALALARSGRKVGLVDADIYGHSVPAMLGVADARPTQVDDLIMPVPTPSGVSVISIGMLKPRRDQVVAWRGPMLDRALVQMLADVYWGDLDVLLLDLPPGTGDVAISLGQHLPGAEVVVVTTPQEAAAEVAERAGTMASMMHQRVVGVVENMSYLPCPHCTAEGKDHQLAIFGTGGGDRVAETLSERFGYDVPVLGRIPIDIALREGGDVGKPIVEADPTAPAAAALQAIADRLDGRGRGLAGMQLGLTPTSKF from the coding sequence ATGGCCGCGCTCAGCAAGGTCAACGACCCCGAGATCAAGCGCCCGATCACCGAGCTCGGCATGGTCGAGGGGGTGGACGTCGCCGCCGGCGACGGCGGTTCGGTCGTGACGGTCAGGGCACTGCTGACCGTGGCGGGCTGTCCGCTCAAGGACACCATCAACCGCGACGTCACCGCGGCCGTCGCCGCGCTGCCCGGCGTGACCGGTGTCGAGGTCGAGCTCGGCGTGATGAGCGCGGAGCAGCGCTCCGGCCTGCACGAGACCCTGCGCGGCGGCCAGGCGCAGCGGGAGATCCCGTTCGCCCAGCCGGGCTCGCTCACCAAGGTGTTCGCCATCGCCTCCGGCAAGGGCGGCGTCGGCAAGTCGTCGGTCACCGTCAACCTCGCCCTCGCCCTGGCCCGGTCCGGCCGCAAGGTCGGCCTGGTCGACGCCGACATCTACGGCCACTCCGTCCCCGCCATGCTCGGCGTCGCCGACGCCCGACCGACCCAGGTCGACGACCTGATCATGCCGGTGCCGACGCCGTCCGGTGTCTCGGTCATCTCGATCGGCATGCTCAAGCCGCGCCGCGACCAGGTGGTCGCGTGGCGCGGACCGATGCTCGACCGGGCCCTGGTCCAGATGCTCGCCGACGTCTACTGGGGCGACCTCGACGTCCTCCTGCTCGACCTGCCGCCGGGCACCGGCGACGTGGCCATCTCGCTGGGCCAGCACCTGCCGGGCGCCGAGGTGGTCGTGGTGACCACCCCCCAGGAGGCCGCGGCCGAGGTCGCCGAGCGGGCCGGCACGATGGCCTCGATGATGCACCAGCGCGTGGTCGGCGTCGTCGAGAACATGAGCTACCTGCCCTGCCCCCACTGCACGGCCGAGGGCAAGGATCACCAGCTCGCCATCTTCGGCACCGGCGGCGGCGACCGGGTGGCCGAGACGCTGTCCGAGCGGTTCGGGTACGACGTACCCGTCCTCGGCCGGATCCCGATCGACATCGCGCTCCGCGAGGGCGGCGACGTCGGCAAGCCGATCGTCGAGGCCGACCCCACGGCACCGGCCGCCGCCGCCCTCCAGGCGATCGCCGACCGGCTCGACGGACGCGGCCGCGGACTGGCCGGCATGCAGCTCGGACTCACCCCGACCAGTAAGTTCTGA
- a CDS encoding formylglycine-generating enzyme family protein: protein MSDQRPCCVPAGPRSTAGAGDDTAAGLPAPGPRGTDSTELAPIPAGRAALGDHFGDGYAGDGEGPVHEVEVSAFRLGTTTVTNRAFAAFADATGHRTTAEAEGYSAVFHTDVAATVADVLGRSPATPWWVGVRGADWRHPEGPRSDLDGRDEHPVVHVSHDDALAFARWAGRRLPTEAEWEYAARGGLSGRRYPWGDDLMADGAGWRCNIFQGSFPATNTVEDGWTTTAPVTAYSPNGYGLHQMVGNVWEWCADWFDAAAYQGRARRDPRGPASGTVRVMRGGSFLCHDSYCNRYRVAARSAAPPDSSASNLGFRCAADTPIDAPNDVPVTKEIDA, encoded by the coding sequence ATGTCCGATCAGCGTCCCTGTTGTGTCCCTGCCGGCCCCCGGTCCACCGCGGGCGCCGGGGACGACACCGCGGCGGGCCTCCCGGCACCGGGACCGCGCGGCACCGACTCCACGGAGCTGGCGCCGATCCCGGCCGGCCGGGCCGCCCTCGGCGACCACTTCGGGGACGGCTACGCGGGCGACGGGGAGGGGCCGGTGCACGAGGTCGAGGTGTCCGCCTTCCGGTTGGGCACGACCACCGTGACCAACCGCGCGTTCGCCGCCTTCGCCGACGCGACGGGGCACCGCACCACGGCGGAGGCGGAGGGCTACTCCGCCGTCTTCCACACCGACGTCGCGGCGACGGTCGCCGACGTGCTGGGCCGATCCCCCGCGACCCCGTGGTGGGTCGGCGTGCGTGGGGCCGACTGGCGGCACCCCGAGGGTCCCCGCTCCGACCTCGACGGCCGAGACGAGCACCCCGTGGTGCACGTCTCCCACGACGACGCCCTCGCCTTCGCCCGGTGGGCGGGCCGGCGGCTGCCCACGGAGGCCGAGTGGGAGTACGCCGCCCGGGGCGGCCTGTCCGGGCGCCGCTACCCCTGGGGCGACGACCTGATGGCCGACGGCGCCGGCTGGCGGTGCAACATCTTCCAGGGCAGCTTCCCGGCCACCAACACCGTCGAGGACGGCTGGACGACGACGGCCCCCGTGACGGCGTACTCCCCCAACGGGTACGGCCTGCACCAGATGGTCGGCAACGTGTGGGAATGGTGCGCCGACTGGTTCGACGCCGCGGCCTACCAGGGCCGGGCGCGGCGCGATCCGCGCGGCCCGGCCTCTGGTACCGTCCGCGTGATGCGCGGGGGGTCCTTCCTGTGCCACGACTCGTACTGCAACCGGTACCGGGTCGCCGCCCGATCGGCGGCACCGCCGGACTCCTCCGCCTCCAATCTCGGCTTCCGTTGCGCTGCCGACACCCCGATCGACGCCCCCAACGACGTCCCCGTCACGAAGGAGATCGACGCGTGA
- a CDS encoding endonuclease/exonuclease/phosphatase family protein, whose translation MEEQEEKRRGVRAGKRPGSAVSSLDVIVTLVAVVVVVAGLSFSLIFPPDSPDAPVVDEGRRVPAAAIPPPAAAAPVVPEGGEVLVPPLAMEAERQSAQLVCQALIGTTEVTALAYNIKSARAGSLERLLGVMQRSGAEIILLQEVDNRRRSTGSVDQAAWFAERLGGWNSAFGRNVTFGDGLYGTAIVSKYPIVSSVNTPLPNIGRAQPRGLLHAVIDVEGVEVSLYSTHLDNTSANIRTQQASRISSMLAADPRPKLLGGDMNTWPGSGPERILTSRLSDSFVDAGSGSGPTHPASRPRTRIDYLLYGGPDLTATSSAVLPEGGSDHLPVRSVFTLGGIKTEKCSDGAASKKSKKGGDEQPAQEGSGTPE comes from the coding sequence GTGGAGGAGCAGGAGGAGAAGCGGCGCGGCGTGCGCGCGGGCAAGCGCCCGGGCTCGGCCGTCTCCTCCCTCGACGTGATCGTGACGCTGGTGGCCGTGGTGGTCGTCGTGGCCGGGCTCAGCTTCTCGCTGATCTTCCCGCCGGACAGCCCCGACGCACCCGTGGTCGACGAGGGCCGCCGGGTCCCCGCGGCAGCGATCCCCCCGCCGGCGGCCGCCGCCCCGGTCGTGCCCGAGGGCGGCGAGGTCCTGGTCCCGCCGCTGGCGATGGAGGCCGAGCGGCAGTCCGCCCAGCTCGTGTGCCAGGCGCTGATCGGCACCACGGAGGTCACCGCGCTCGCCTACAACATCAAGTCGGCCCGGGCGGGCAGCCTCGAGCGCCTGCTCGGCGTGATGCAGCGCTCCGGCGCCGAGATCATCCTGCTCCAGGAGGTCGACAACCGGCGCCGCAGCACCGGGAGTGTCGACCAGGCCGCGTGGTTCGCCGAGCGCCTCGGCGGGTGGAACTCCGCGTTCGGCCGCAATGTGACCTTCGGCGACGGCCTCTACGGCACCGCGATCGTCTCGAAGTACCCGATCGTGTCGTCGGTGAACACCCCCCTGCCCAATATCGGTCGCGCGCAGCCGCGGGGCCTGCTGCACGCCGTGATCGACGTCGAGGGCGTCGAGGTCAGCCTCTACAGCACCCACCTCGACAACACCTCGGCCAACATCCGCACCCAGCAGGCCAGCCGGATCTCCAGCATGCTGGCCGCCGACCCGCGGCCCAAGCTCCTCGGCGGCGACATGAACACCTGGCCGGGCTCCGGGCCGGAGCGGATCCTCACCTCGCGGCTCAGCGACAGCTTCGTCGACGCCGGCAGCGGCAGCGGGCCGACCCACCCGGCGAGCCGGCCGCGCACCCGCATCGACTACCTCCTCTACGGCGGTCCCGACCTCACCGCCACCAGCTCCGCGGTCCTGCCCGAGGGCGGGTCCGACCACCTGCCGGTCCGCTCGGTCTTCACCCTCGGCGGGATCAAGACGGAGAAGTGCAGCGACGGCGCCGCGTCCAAGAAGTCCAAGAAGGGCGGGGACGAGCAGCCCGCCCAGGAGGGCTCCGGCACGCCGGAGTAG
- a CDS encoding DUF1003 domain-containing protein — protein sequence MSDPRRTRERLDTPREERRQLVRRPSYNADTFGVFAEQFARFMGTATFLIYMTLFVVGWICWNLLAPAGLRFDDYPFIFLTLMLSLQASYAAPLILLAQNRQEARDRVIAEQDRQADARAHADMEFLAREVASLRMAVGEVATRDFLRSELRNLLADLDERTPSHGDGADEDAPGAP from the coding sequence GTGAGCGACCCGCGCCGCACCCGGGAGCGGCTGGACACCCCCCGCGAGGAGCGCCGGCAGCTGGTGCGCCGGCCGTCGTACAACGCCGACACCTTCGGCGTCTTCGCCGAGCAGTTCGCCCGGTTCATGGGCACCGCGACCTTCCTCATCTACATGACGCTGTTCGTCGTCGGCTGGATCTGCTGGAACCTGCTCGCGCCCGCGGGCCTGCGCTTCGACGACTACCCGTTCATCTTCCTGACGCTGATGCTGAGCCTGCAGGCGTCGTACGCCGCCCCGCTGATCCTGCTCGCGCAGAACCGTCAGGAGGCCCGCGACCGCGTCATCGCCGAGCAGGACCGGCAGGCCGACGCCCGGGCCCACGCCGACATGGAGTTCCTCGCCCGCGAGGTCGCGTCGCTGCGGATGGCGGTCGGCGAGGTCGCCACCCGCGACTTCCTGCGCTCCGAGCTGCGCAACCTGCTGGCCGACCTCGACGAGCGCACGCCGTCTCACGGGGACGGCGCCGACGAGGACGCTCCGGGCGCTCCGTAG
- a CDS encoding LysM peptidoglycan-binding domain-containing protein, with amino-acid sequence MNLVAAGRVRMRAALLWLTTTAALGGLGALAAPAVRRLATTPGPSFADLLVQACAAVALVAGVALWVLATDVASGVLRSGGVPPGRAVGPVRRLLLAAYGVAVLAGTAPASAEVPTGPDAPTGAAVLDGLPLPDRPLDRPARDGGPDPAVVVVRPGDSLWSIAAHHLGPGASPSDLASYWQRVQALNAAALGPDPDLIHPGQSLRLPPT; translated from the coding sequence ATGAATCTCGTCGCTGCCGGCCGGGTGCGGATGCGCGCCGCCCTGCTCTGGCTCACCACCACCGCCGCGCTGGGCGGGCTCGGCGCGCTCGCCGCGCCCGCCGTGCGGCGGCTGGCCACCACGCCGGGGCCGTCCTTCGCCGATCTCCTCGTCCAGGCGTGCGCCGCGGTGGCCCTGGTGGCCGGTGTCGCCCTCTGGGTGCTGGCGACCGACGTCGCGAGCGGCGTGCTGCGCTCCGGCGGCGTACCGCCCGGCCGGGCCGTCGGGCCGGTCCGCCGCCTGCTGCTGGCCGCGTACGGCGTGGCCGTCCTCGCCGGCACCGCCCCCGCCTCCGCCGAGGTGCCCACCGGTCCCGACGCCCCCACCGGCGCCGCGGTGCTCGACGGGCTACCGCTGCCCGACCGGCCCCTCGACCGTCCGGCCCGAGACGGCGGTCCGGACCCGGCTGTCGTCGTCGTCCGACCCGGCGACTCCCTGTGGTCGATCGCCGCTCACCACCTGGGCCCCGGGGCGTCGCCGAGTGACCTGGCGTCGTACTGGCAGCGGGTGCAGGCACTCAATGCGGCCGCTCTCGGGCCCGACCCGGACCTCATCCACCCCGGGCAGTCGCTCCGGCTACCCCCGACCTGA
- a CDS encoding sulfatase, whose product MSRPGRLRLATAAVLSASVLAACSGGGDGASTERPPVVKYQPPGEQTDVAAPTKDDTVLGPDATPAPVASPDRPNLLMITMDDAALKDIAFMPHLQEVVADQGVTIANGLAPTPICVPARASLLTGQYAHNHGAVTVGGEGGGYPAFEDADTLPVSLQDAGYDTMMVGKYLNGYTRHEVDHEPPGWTVWRPTVDFATYDFEHPQLLVDGAIKRYDTYSTTLLSDQSNDLIEKQADSDDPWYLWVNYVAPHHGSPIEDDDPEGISTTVPAKEDRNTFEDLDLDTTPEMFEEDPSDKALIRAARQKSSKERRAGLREERQQRVEALQAVDRAIARTVETLEETGQLANTYVVVTSDNGFMTGEHNLNGKLWYFRDSIGIPMLIRGPGLPAGTTTQAPVTNADWAPTFAALAGTTLDRDADGVDVMPWLDSDATRRVVPIAGWPVKGGLEPLYTGVIVGPWTYVRGRKGRGEMYYTKNDPFQLSNLYRDPRYRAMRKELRGLWLETRDCAGATCPRTFMK is encoded by the coding sequence GTGAGTCGCCCCGGCCGCCTCCGTCTGGCCACCGCCGCCGTCCTGAGCGCGAGCGTGCTCGCCGCCTGCTCGGGCGGGGGCGACGGTGCCTCCACCGAACGCCCGCCGGTGGTGAAGTACCAGCCTCCGGGCGAGCAGACGGATGTCGCGGCGCCGACGAAGGACGACACCGTGCTCGGGCCCGACGCGACGCCGGCTCCGGTGGCCTCGCCGGACCGGCCCAACCTGCTGATGATCACCATGGACGACGCGGCGCTGAAGGACATCGCGTTCATGCCGCACCTCCAGGAGGTCGTCGCCGACCAGGGCGTCACGATCGCGAACGGGCTCGCGCCGACCCCGATCTGCGTGCCGGCCCGCGCCTCCCTGCTGACCGGGCAGTACGCCCACAACCACGGCGCGGTCACGGTCGGCGGCGAGGGCGGCGGCTACCCGGCGTTCGAGGACGCCGACACGCTGCCGGTCAGCCTGCAGGACGCCGGCTACGACACGATGATGGTCGGCAAGTACCTCAACGGCTACACCCGGCACGAGGTCGACCACGAGCCCCCGGGCTGGACCGTGTGGCGGCCGACCGTCGACTTCGCCACCTACGACTTCGAGCACCCGCAACTGCTCGTCGACGGCGCGATCAAGCGCTACGACACCTACTCCACGACGCTCCTCAGCGACCAGTCCAACGACCTGATCGAGAAGCAGGCCGACAGCGACGACCCGTGGTACCTCTGGGTCAACTACGTCGCCCCGCATCACGGCAGCCCGATCGAGGACGACGATCCCGAGGGCATCTCGACCACGGTCCCGGCCAAGGAGGACCGCAACACCTTCGAGGACCTCGACCTCGACACGACCCCCGAGATGTTCGAGGAGGACCCCAGCGACAAGGCGCTGATCCGGGCCGCCCGACAGAAGAGCTCGAAGGAGCGCCGGGCCGGGCTGCGCGAGGAGCGCCAGCAGCGGGTCGAGGCGCTGCAGGCCGTCGACCGGGCGATCGCCCGCACCGTCGAGACACTCGAGGAGACCGGCCAGCTCGCCAACACCTACGTCGTGGTCACCTCCGACAACGGGTTCATGACCGGCGAGCACAACCTCAACGGCAAGCTCTGGTACTTCCGCGACAGCATCGGCATCCCCATGCTCATCCGGGGCCCGGGCCTGCCCGCCGGCACCACCACGCAGGCCCCGGTCACCAACGCCGACTGGGCACCGACCTTCGCCGCGCTCGCCGGCACCACCCTCGACCGGGACGCCGACGGCGTCGACGTGATGCCCTGGCTCGACAGCGACGCCACGCGCCGCGTCGTCCCCATCGCCGGTTGGCCGGTCAAGGGCGGGCTCGAGCCGCTCTACACCGGTGTCATCGTCGGACCGTGGACCTATGTCCGCGGCCGCAAGGGGCGCGGCGAGATGTACTACACGAAGAACGACCCGTTCCAGCTCTCCAACCTGTATCGCGACCCTCGCTACCGGGCCATGCGCAAGGAGCTGCGCGGGCTGTGGCTGGAGACCCGGGACTGCGCGGGCGCGACGTGCCCGCGGACGTTCATGAAGTAG